One region of Culex pipiens pallens isolate TS chromosome 2, TS_CPP_V2, whole genome shotgun sequence genomic DNA includes:
- the LOC120427759 gene encoding activating signal cointegrator 1 complex subunit 2 homolog, producing MVKPASRIVIKFLELLGCVACIITKIITDHESRRVFVRNQKLSREWSLIHNVTWSSGGNAFTNIVYGGYTIVIALMLITRCVDAKSRPTLFEKIILSLGTLLFFAAGGLVFASIDQVHPDLHDNAIILGCLSFLVAILFIIDLADPLARMTSHMSQTESAGISPQHELPPEKRTLKKDVSTDTVEPATVTAQPVYLIEQDHDRYRDAVGPDRHGHHQDYPDGAAGMLIGNQGYREHRDEPERRSYRREPQRRYFDRDEPERRSTESIVERKILPSVQVPVFAHVRAAEESRRIAGKEIQYLPIRYERREYRDAGQPRPQHQHQSKAPPPSYHDNDSFVEDITPSRRSTYVPGDKYDNDVVMPVHNPRPRPPPPAKPSTASPSNSANSSCDGCRCSQRSSPPKKTGGFQRQVQQKPQKHQQHQHHQQDQQQQQPPMRDEPDQVPIKPGYVANVARKWDDRVRSKSQPIIGLNTMV from the exons AGAATGGAGTCTGATTCACAATGTCACCTGGAGCAGCGGTGGCAACGCATTTACCAATATCGTCTACGGCGGTTACACGATAGTCATCGCACTAATGCTAATCACAAG aTGTGTGGACGCCAAATCCCGACCGACGCTGTTCGAGAAGATTATTCTATCGCTGGGCACGCTATTGTTCTTCGCCGCCG GTGGTCTCGTTTTCGCCTCCATCGACCAGGTTCACCCGGACCTCCATGACAACGCCATCATCCTGGGCTGCCTTTCGTTCCTGGTCGCCATACTGTTCATCATCGACCTGGCCGACCCCCTTGCCCGCATGACCTCACACATGTCCCAGACGGAGAGCGCTGGTATTTCACCTCAACACGAACTGCCTCCGGAGAAGCGCACCCTCAAGAAGGACGTCTCCACGGACACGGTTGAACCTGCAACGGTGACAGCTCAACCGGTGTATCTGATCGAACAGGACCATGACCGGTATAGGGACGCCGTTGGACCGGATCGGCACGGTCACCACCAGGACTATCCCGACGGGGCGGCTGGGATGTTGATCGGGAACCAGGGCTATCGAGAGCACCGGGATGAACCGGAACGGAGGAGTTACCGGCGGGAACCCCAGCGCCGTTACTTCGACCGGGACGAACCGGAACGTCGCAGCACGGAGTCCATCGTGGAGCGCAAGATTCTCCCCTCGGTGCAGGTTCCCGTGTTCGCCCACGTGCGAGCCGCCGAAGAGAGCCGTCGAATCGCCGGGAAGGAGATTCAGTATCTACCGATTCGGTACGAACGGCGGGAGTACCGTGACGCCGGTCAACCGCGTCCCCAGCACCAGCACCAATCGAAGGCACCTCCACCGTCCTACCACGACAACGATTCCTTCGTGGAGGACATAACCCCGTCGCGACGAAGCACGTACGTTCCCGGCGACAAGTACGACAACGATGTGGTGATGCCGGTGCACAACCCACGGCCAAGGCCGCCACCTCCAGCAAAACCATCCACGGCCTCACCGTCAAACTCCGCCAACTCCAGCTGTGACGGTTGTCGGTGTTCCCAGCGGAGTTCCCCACCCAAAAAGACCGGAGGTTTTCAGAGGCAAGTTCAACAGAAGCCTCAAAAGCATCAGCAGCATCAACATCACCAGCaagatcagcagcagcagcagccgccgaTGCGGGACGAGCCGGACCAGGTGCCGATTAAACCTGGGTACGTGGCGAACGTGGCCCGGAAGTGGGACGATCGGGTGCGCAGCAAAAGTCAGCCCATCATCGGGTTGAACACGATGGTTTAG